A region from the Acidimicrobiales bacterium genome encodes:
- a CDS encoding globin, whose amino-acid sequence MTATMFERVGGKPFFDALTKHFYAAVAEDPTLRPLYPDDLTEAREHLRDFLVQYWGGPGDYSATRGHPRLRMRHAPFVIGLPERDAWFRHMAAAVAAAHLPAEDEQEMLSYFAAAATHLVNDR is encoded by the coding sequence ATGACCGCCACGATGTTCGAACGCGTCGGCGGTAAGCCGTTCTTCGACGCCCTGACGAAGCACTTCTACGCAGCGGTCGCCGAGGACCCGACACTGCGCCCGCTCTACCCCGACGACCTCACCGAGGCGCGCGAACACCTGCGCGATTTCCTCGTCCAGTACTGGGGCGGGCCGGGCGACTACAGCGCGACTCGAGGCCATCCACGACTGCGCATGCGCCACGCGCCCTTCGTGATCGGCTTGCCCGAGCGCGACGCCTGGTTCCGCCACATGGCCGCCGCCGTCGCCGCCGCCCACTTGCCGGCCGAGGACGAGCAGGAGATGTTGAGCTACTTCGCGGCGGCCGCCACGCATCTCGTGAACGACCGGTGA
- a CDS encoding NifU N-terminal domain-containing protein → MASATPSPTPNPNAMKFTLDVPVPADLEGSAFGQALLTIPGVVGVFGVADFVTVTRAPEAEWDTVVPAVIAAAAENL, encoded by the coding sequence ATGGCCTCCGCCACACCGTCGCCCACACCGAATCCCAACGCGATGAAGTTCACCCTCGACGTTCCCGTGCCCGCCGATCTCGAGGGCAGCGCGTTCGGTCAGGCGCTCTTGACCATCCCGGGCGTCGTCGGCGTGTTCGGCGTGGCCGACTTCGTGACGGTGACGCGCGCGCCCGAGGCCGAGTGGGACACCGTCGTCCCAGCCGTGATCGCCGCCGCCGCCGAGAATCTGTGA
- a CDS encoding TIGR03862 family flavoprotein, producing MRDRQLGTKLVSVVGGGPAGLMAAEVVATAGARVVLHEQKAAVGRKFLLAGRGGLNLTHTENLDAFLDRYGAARPRLAAAIHAFGPSELRAWAAGLGEEPFVGTSGRVFPAGFRATPLLRKWLARLRDLGVEIRVRDRWTGFDDPSASDATILALGGGSWPATGSDGAWVGALQRAGIAVTPLQPANCGFRVAWSAVFRDRFAGAPVKNVALTAGAAVARGDAMITRDGIEGGPVYALSASLRDALGGGGTATLYVDLMPDVTGDALTGRLARRRAGDSAASWLRRGGFSPVAIGLLREASSNQLSDDASLVTQLAKRLPVPVIAPQSLGRAVSTAGGVAFGEVDDAFMLRRRPGTFVAGEMLDWEAPTGGYLLQATFSTAVAAARGALAWLA from the coding sequence GTGCGCGACCGGCAACTCGGTACCAAGCTGGTTTCGGTCGTCGGCGGCGGTCCGGCGGGGCTCATGGCCGCCGAGGTGGTTGCGACGGCCGGCGCACGGGTCGTGTTGCACGAGCAGAAGGCCGCTGTGGGTCGAAAGTTCCTGCTGGCGGGCCGCGGTGGTCTGAACCTCACGCATACCGAGAACCTCGACGCCTTCCTCGACCGCTACGGTGCCGCCCGGCCCCGGCTGGCCGCCGCCATCCACGCGTTTGGTCCCAGCGAGTTGCGCGCCTGGGCCGCGGGCCTGGGCGAGGAGCCCTTTGTCGGAACCAGTGGTCGCGTCTTCCCCGCCGGCTTCCGGGCGACGCCGCTGCTGCGCAAGTGGCTGGCGCGGCTACGTGACCTCGGCGTCGAGATACGCGTACGTGATCGGTGGACGGGGTTCGACGATCCGTCGGCATCCGACGCCACCATCCTGGCGCTCGGCGGCGGCAGCTGGCCGGCGACGGGATCGGACGGAGCGTGGGTCGGCGCGCTACAACGCGCGGGCATCGCGGTGACACCGCTCCAGCCGGCGAACTGCGGCTTCCGCGTCGCTTGGAGCGCCGTGTTCCGCGACCGCTTCGCCGGCGCTCCGGTGAAGAACGTGGCCCTGACCGCCGGCGCGGCCGTGGCGCGGGGCGACGCCATGATCACGCGCGACGGCATCGAGGGCGGCCCGGTCTACGCGCTCTCGGCGTCACTGCGCGACGCGCTTGGCGGCGGCGGCACCGCCACGTTGTACGTCGACCTGATGCCCGACGTCACCGGCGACGCCCTGACGGGTCGGCTGGCGCGCCGGCGCGCCGGTGACTCGGCCGCGAGTTGGTTGCGCCGCGGCGGGTTCTCGCCGGTGGCGATCGGGCTGCTACGGGAAGCGTCGTCGAACCAACTGTCCGACGACGCATCGCTGGTGACCCAGCTCGCCAAGCGCCTGCCGGTACCAGTGATCGCGCCGCAGTCGCTCGGGCGCGCCGTCTCGACGGCGGGTGGGGTCGCGTTCGGCGAAGTCGACGACGCGTTCATGCTGCGACGCCGTCCCGGCACGTTCGTGGCCGGGGAGATGCTCGACTGGGAGGCGCCCACGGGTGGTTACCTGCTGCAAGCGACGTTCAGCACCGCGGTGGCTGCGGCGCGCGGCGCGCTCGCGTGGCTCGCGTAG
- a CDS encoding PIG-L family deacetylase, with amino-acid sequence MSKPLTLMAVCPHPDDECTSAGGALALYHDRGVRTVVVTCTNGELGDGPGGIKPGAPGHDDQAVAATRLQELAEACRILNVDHSERLGYRDSGMSDWDFKGHADAFCNVPVDDAVARLVALMERYEPDVVICDDDQGGYDHPDHLRSHLVTMKAVARSGIPKKVYMPTFGRRTFETLYNALSDLGIEMPFPELDDAALAQMDKAEARITTTLDARAYAEQVRRALEAHASQIAESWFAHIPTEAFAASFGQQCFIRAHDTTGVPVPETDLFAGIA; translated from the coding sequence GTGAGCAAGCCACTGACGTTGATGGCGGTGTGCCCCCATCCCGACGACGAGTGCACGTCGGCAGGCGGCGCGCTAGCGCTGTACCACGACCGCGGAGTACGCACGGTGGTGGTCACGTGTACCAACGGCGAGCTCGGTGACGGGCCCGGAGGGATCAAGCCGGGGGCGCCGGGCCACGACGATCAGGCCGTTGCCGCCACGCGGCTACAGGAGCTGGCCGAGGCGTGCCGCATCCTCAATGTCGACCACAGCGAGCGGCTTGGGTATCGCGACTCGGGCATGTCGGACTGGGACTTCAAGGGCCACGCCGACGCGTTCTGCAACGTGCCCGTCGACGACGCCGTGGCGCGCCTCGTCGCCCTCATGGAGCGCTACGAGCCCGACGTCGTGATCTGCGACGACGACCAGGGCGGCTACGACCACCCCGACCACCTTCGCTCACACCTCGTGACGATGAAGGCCGTCGCCCGCAGTGGCATCCCCAAGAAGGTGTACATGCCGACCTTCGGTCGCCGCACGTTCGAGACGCTCTACAACGCGTTGAGCGACCTGGGCATCGAGATGCCGTTTCCCGAGCTCGACGACGCCGCGCTGGCGCAGATGGACAAGGCCGAGGCGCGCATCACGACGACGCTCGACGCCCGCGCATACGCGGAGCAGGTGCGCCGGGCGCTGGAAGCCCACGCCAGCCAAATCGCCGAGTCCTGGTTCGCCCACATCCCCACCGAGGCATTCGCTGCCTCGTTCGGCCAGCAGTGTTTCATTCGCGCGCACGACACCACCGGCGTGCCCGTGCCCGAGACTGATCTGTTCGCCGGAATCGCCTAG
- a CDS encoding PHB depolymerase family esterase yields the protein MGIRRVASAVALALLMALATLVGVTGRAAAVTPSTRWRGTFSARLTLPAGSDAAGTWPRRNYYVYVPPSLPATGHRSLVVYLHGTTQTAIDAANGATWNDLADQERFIVVYPEEATSAESGDATDGSSDLRGWSWGRAAYETRGSGESRAIEEITQRVIASYGVDRGSVYIGGVSAGAIMSTVVAATYPDVYSAVASWAGCDYLCVDASGALGYQRMGAYARVVPTIMFAGTLDYTVNPALTGTQIPGTVEMNDLADDGLPNRSVRLVKGPTNHNLSVATLEPGPHPDVSSNGCHVTNSANNPCPAGWLDWKTYPYTVTEFGYGTQPKDVVVESWVIHGMSHNYSGGNPEGSYVDPYGPETTAPAWRFFRAHSRSRSDG from the coding sequence ATGGGGATTCGTCGGGTCGCGAGTGCTGTCGCGCTCGCGCTGCTGATGGCGTTGGCGACACTCGTGGGCGTGACGGGACGCGCCGCCGCGGTCACGCCGTCGACGCGATGGCGCGGCACGTTCTCCGCCCGCCTGACGTTGCCGGCCGGCTCCGACGCGGCCGGCACGTGGCCGCGGCGCAATTACTACGTATACGTGCCACCGTCGTTGCCGGCGACGGGCCACCGCTCGCTCGTCGTCTACCTGCACGGCACGACGCAGACGGCGATCGACGCGGCCAACGGTGCGACCTGGAACGACTTGGCCGATCAGGAACGCTTCATCGTCGTGTATCCCGAAGAAGCGACCTCAGCCGAGAGCGGCGACGCCACCGACGGCAGTAGCGATCTGCGCGGCTGGTCGTGGGGCCGCGCCGCCTACGAGACGCGCGGTTCGGGCGAGAGCCGCGCCATCGAAGAGATCACTCAGCGCGTCATCGCGTCGTACGGCGTCGATCGCGGCAGCGTGTACATCGGCGGCGTGTCGGCGGGAGCGATCATGTCGACGGTCGTCGCCGCGACGTACCCCGACGTCTACAGCGCCGTCGCCTCCTGGGCCGGCTGCGACTACCTCTGCGTCGACGCCAGCGGCGCCCTCGGCTACCAGCGCATGGGCGCCTACGCCCGCGTGGTGCCCACGATCATGTTCGCCGGCACCCTCGACTACACCGTGAACCCGGCGCTGACCGGCACCCAGATTCCCGGCACGGTCGAGATGAACGACCTCGCCGACGACGGCCTGCCCAATCGTTCGGTGAGGCTCGTCAAGGGACCGACCAACCACAACCTGTCGGTGGCGACGCTCGAGCCGGGACCGCATCCCGACGTCTCGAGCAACGGCTGCCACGTCACCAACTCCGCCAACAACCCGTGTCCCGCCGGATGGCTCGACTGGAAGACCTACCCGTACACCGTCACGGAGTTCGGCTACGGGACGCAACCGAAAGACGTTGTTGTCGAGAGCTGGGTCATCCACGGGATGAGCCACAACTACTCCGGCGGTAACCCCGAAGGCAGCTACGTCGACCCGTACGGGCCCGAGACCACGGCTCCGGCCTGGCGCTTCTTCCGCGCCCACAGCCGCAGCCGCAGCGACGGCTAG